GGTGGACCATTCCGGCCCCGCACCTGCCCCATTACGCTGGGGCATGAGTGAAGAACAGCAAGGCTGGCTGGAAGGCATCCTCGACATCCTGAAAGAAGCCGTGGAGGGCGGCACCCCCGGTCAGAGCACTGCCTTTCTGGACGGGACGAAGGCCGACGGGAGCGGGAATCACGGCCTGCTCGCCACCCTGGACGGGCTGAGTGCCGCGCAGGCTAGCCGGGACGTGAACGGTTCGACCGTCGCCGGGCATGCGCGCCATACGGCCTTTCATATGGAGGTCATCGTGCGCTGGGAGCGCGATGGCGACCGGGGGCCGTTCGACTGGAAGGGCAGCTTTTTGCCCGCACAGGTGGACGAGGAGGAATGGGCGGCGCTGCGTGAGCGGGTCCGGCGGGCCTACGAGGACCTGCTGGCGTTTGCCCGGACCCAGGCCGACGCCCCGGCCAGCGGGGACGCGGTGGGTGGCCTGACGGGAGCCGTCGCGCACGTCGCCTACCACCTGGGCAGCATCCGGCAGATGGTGAAGGCGCTGGAGACGCAGACGTGAGGCCCCGCCCCTACACCGATACCGACGCCCCAGCCTGGGCCGACCTGACGGGACGGCTGACCGGCCGCCGCGTCACCGCCGAGAGACTCCGCGAGGAGGACGCCCGGCGGGACCCCACGCACCTCAGCCGCCGCTGGGTCATGGAGGAGGGGGGAGAGGTGCGGGGCCTGGCCCACCTGTATTTCTTCCCCTTCGACCCGCCCGGCTTTCTGCATGCCAGCGTGCTGGTGGCTCCCGAGAGCCGGGGCCGGGGTGTGGGCCGCGTTCTCTGGGAGGCCGTCGAACAGGCCGCGCGGGAAGCCGGGGCGTCCGGCTTGGTGGCCGACGTGGGCGACACTGACCCGGAAAGCCTGGCCTGGGCCGAGCGCCACGGCTTCCGGCAGCACGCCCACCGCTTCGCCTCCGAGCTGGACCTGACCACCTTTGATGAAACGCCGCACCGGGAGGCACTCGCCCGCGCGGAGGCGCAGGGCGTGACCTTCACGGACCTGG
This genomic stretch from Deinococcus carri harbors:
- a CDS encoding DinB family protein, encoding MSEEQQGWLEGILDILKEAVEGGTPGQSTAFLDGTKADGSGNHGLLATLDGLSAAQASRDVNGSTVAGHARHTAFHMEVIVRWERDGDRGPFDWKGSFLPAQVDEEEWAALRERVRRAYEDLLAFARTQADAPASGDAVGGLTGAVAHVAYHLGSIRQMVKALETQT
- a CDS encoding GNAT family N-acetyltransferase, translating into MRPRPYTDTDAPAWADLTGRLTGRRVTAERLREEDARRDPTHLSRRWVMEEGGEVRGLAHLYFFPFDPPGFLHASVLVAPESRGRGVGRVLWEAVEQAAREAGASGLVADVGDTDPESLAWAERHGFRQHAHRFASELDLTTFDETPHREALARAEAQGVTFTDLGGADAATLKRYLNFFADRLPETPDLAGHPRWPLKQVRETLHLDHNPRPDRLVLAVGPDGEWLGTTAMVAYPGLAYNELTAVHPRARGRGLALPLKLHVIRRARAAGLPVMRTNNHSRNAPMLAVNERLGFERRPGRYELHLPLGATSAV